In Nitrospirota bacterium, the genomic window AATAAAAAACACGCTGCCCATAAGATAATCCGGCACAACCATATCAAGCCCTGTCTTTTCATATCCTTTTATTAGAAACCGTATAGCAATAAGCCCCATCACATAGCCAACCACTGCATTTATGATAGCCTGCTCAATGATTATTCTATAGATGTATGTATTCGTAGCTCCGATTGCCTTTAGCGTTCCGAATTCTCTCAAATGCTCAACAGTTGATGTATAAATAGTCTGCCCGACGATAATCATGCCAATAATAAAACCTAAAAAGGCTGTGATCAGAAACCCCATGCCCATGCCTGTACTAATCGTCCAGTATTTCTTTGTCCTGAAACTATATCCTTCCCTTGTATAAACACTTACGCCTGTCAGGCGCTTTTTTAAAATCTGGATAATCTCATCTTTATCAAAGTCTTCTGAGACCTTTACAAGTATGAAAGTTGTGTTATCCCTGCCAATGTATGGCGCAAGCTCTTTTGCAGTGTCATAAGAAGTAAATATATATGGAGCAGTGGTCAGGGATTTAATCCCCTCTGATATCCCGGCAATCTTGACCTTCTGGTCCATAATCTCCCTGACATCGCCAACCCTTACCTTCCCGAGTCTTTTTTGAGCAGACTCATCCACTATGATGTATTTGCCGCCTTTTACATCAGAGATTCTTCCTTCTTTCATTTTCCATGGCGCACCAATCCCTGAATTCGGGTTATAACCTATCAGCTCTATCTGCTCTGTGCCGCCATCAGGGAGCTTCATCATTGTCCATGCAAACACCAATTTTTCAGCCCATTCAATGCCTTTTATGCCTTTAATGATGTTTAAATTTTTCTCAGGGAATGGTCTTGACCAATCAAAATTTGGAGAGTCCTTAGACGTGACCCATATATCTGCATTGATGTTGTCTATTATTGTTGAGGCATTTTTCATAAACCCTAAATATATGCCTATCTGGGCAAAAATAAGCACTACTGCAAAAGTAACGCCTACTATAGTTATTGCAAACCTTGTTTTGTCGTAAAGGAGATTTTTTATAGATATTGGAACCATTAATTATCCCTCAGCGTTATTCCTTCTCTATAAATATTCATGATTGTCCTTTTTGCATCCTTTAGCGTGAACTTCACCTTTCTTTTTTTATAAGCAGGATGCTCCTGCGATAAAATCCAGCTTAGCAGCACTCCCTCAACTGTCCCGAACAGGATTGCTCTAACTACCTTCGTATCTATGTCTTTTCTATATATCCCCTTCTCTATCCCTTCTGCTATTACTGATTCGAGTATCTCTAAAAAATCAAGGACCATAGATATATGTTTTTCTGAAAATATCTTTCTGCTCTGTCTTAACTCAACCAGTATCACCTCTGCTATGTCTTTGTCTTTCCCGAACATGTTCAGGGAAAGGTCAAGTATGGCGTCTATCTTCTCATCAGGGTGGACTGATAAAGAAGCTATTTCCTTTGCAGCCTTTAAAAACATCTTCCAGTTTTCCTCGAAGATTGAAATGAGCAGGTCTTCTTTACTTTTAAAGTAGTTATAAAGCGTTCCCTCTGCTACCCCTGCCTCATTAGCAATCTCTACAGTCCTTGAGGCGTGGTAGCCTTTCCTGGCAAATACCCTCGTTGCAGCCTTTAGTATCAGTTCTCTTTTGTCCTGTTTTTTTATACTACTCATAATTTATTTATGCCATATTTGCATTGCGTAAGTTTATTTGAGTGAGTGCTCACTCAAATAATAAAGCATAAAAAATAAAAAGTCAAAAGGATTGTTGATTTTTTAAACGGTTCAACAATCTACACAAGAGCAAGTGCTTTTACCTGTCCAAGCACAAATGCCCTCAACTCCGTTGGCTTTGGCATCTTCAGGTGAGCTCTGCCTCTGTCGAGCACGGGAATCAGAATATCATCAAATTTTCCGCTGCAATGGCAGGTGTATTTATTCTTGTTGTTCGGGACAGTCTTTTTTTCACTGCATTTCTGACATCTTAAAACCCTTTTGCTCCCTGACCACTTCCCCCTCTTTGCAAGTGGCTTGCCCTCAACCTCCATTATATCCATTGCATAGTCAACAACAGGTGCATTGCTTATTGATGTGCCAATGCCATAGGCATCAACCACAGGATTTATTACTGGGATGTCTTCCTCTTTTATTCCGCCGCTTACAAAAAGCTTCACGTGTCTGAATCCCCTCAAATCAAGCTCCCACCTGCATTCCTCAAGAATACGGTAGAAATCCCCGCGCCTTGATGAAGGGGTATCAAGCCTGACTGCAAAGAGCTTCTCTCCCATAGCCTCTGCCACATTGAGCGCCTCGAACTTCTCATCAAGGAATGTGTCAATGAGGGCAACCCTTTTGAAATTCGGCTCTAAGACTTCGTCATAAGCCTTTATTGCCTCCACTGTTGAACCTATGCATATAATCAGGGCATGTGGCATTGTGCCCATCGGGTCTTCTCCGATAATTTCTCCTGATTTTATAACAGCGACACCATCGCATCCTCCGATATATGCGTTTCTTTCAATCATCGGAGCAAGTATGGGATGCATCCTCCTTGCGCCAAAGCTCACCACAAGCCTTTCTCCAGCAAGCTTCTTGAACCTTGCAGCCTTTGTGGCAACACCTGATGCCTGGCATATCAGGCCGAGAATTGCAGTTTCATAGACACAAAAATCCTGGTATTTCCCTTCAATCTCCATTACAGGCTCATAAGGATAAAAAACAGTCCCCTCTTTCATCGCTCTTACCTTTATTGGCAGGTGTTTCATTAAATATATTGCCTCTTCAAGACCTGCGAATATTGCCCATGGCCAGTTATCAGGAAGGGTCTTTGCAATAAATTCAGCCTTGACAACAGGGTTTATCCCCTTTGCCCTCAGAATTTTTAAAGTGCGTTCAAAATATACGTCAGTTATTCTTCCATCAATAATATCTTTTGGGTCTGCGGTATGGAACATTATGTAATTCCTCCCAATGAAAACTTTATCAATACCCTTAGATAAATTACAACCATTATAACAAACTTGCTATGCCAGGATGCTTTATTTCAAAAAACCTTTTTCCAATCCGCTTACTCTTACCCCTATGAGTCGCACCTTCTTTTTGAGCTCAAACCTGCTGAGGCAATCAAAGGCAGCCCTTCTTATTGTTTCTAAAGAATCGGTAGGCTCATGAAGAGTCTTTGACCTTGTATATGTTTTAAAATCGCTAAATCTCACCTTTACCGTAACAGTCCTGCCTTTATAGCCCCTTTGCCTTATGTCATCGACAACCTCTTTTGTGAGCTCCGCAATGGTCTTTGCGAGTATCTGCCAGTTATCAATATCCGTCTGAAAGGTCGTCTCCCTGCTCGATGATTTCGGTTCCCAGTGAGTTATGAGAGGGCTCTCGTCTATTCCCCTTGATGCCTCATAGAGATAGTTTCCGTATGATTTCCCGAAATTCTCAATTAGCTTATCAAGAGACATGGTAGCAAGCTTTCCAATGGTCTCTATCTTCATGCCTTTTAGATATGCCTCTGTCTTTGCCCCAACACCCCAGAGTTTTCTGACAGGCAATGGCCATATGCGGCTCTCTATGTCCTCCTCTTTAATTATGGTAAGGCCCTCTGGCTTCTGCATATCAGAAGCAATCTTTGCGAGGAGTTTGTTCGGCGCAATACCTACGGAGCAGGTAAGCTCAGTTTCATCCTTGATTCTCTTTTTGATCTCCTTTGCAATCTCATCGGATGGCTTGTCGATTTGTGTTATATCGAGGAATGCCTCATCAACTCCCACATCTTCAATTACTGGTGTGAACTCTCCAAGAATGGCTTTAATATT contains:
- the dinB gene encoding DNA polymerase IV, coding for RPELIGKPVVIGGDGDPTKRGVVSTASYEARQFGIHSAMPLRTAYKLCPDAIFLPVDYEEYSRVSQNIKAILGEFTPVIEDVGVDEAFLDITQIDKPSDEIAKEIKKRIKDETELTCSVGIAPNKLLAKIASDMQKPEGLTIIKEEDIESRIWPLPVRKLWGVGAKTEAYLKGMKIETIGKLATMSLDKLIENFGKSYGNYLYEASRGIDESPLITHWEPKSSSRETTFQTDIDNWQILAKTIAELTKEVVDDIRQRGYKGRTVTVKVRFSDFKTYTRSKTLHEPTDSLETIRRAAFDCLSRFELKKKVRLIGVRVSGLEKGFLK
- a CDS encoding ABC transporter permease, with translation MVPISIKNLLYDKTRFAITIVGVTFAVVLIFAQIGIYLGFMKNASTIIDNINADIWVTSKDSPNFDWSRPFPEKNLNIIKGIKGIEWAEKLVFAWTMMKLPDGGTEQIELIGYNPNSGIGAPWKMKEGRISDVKGGKYIIVDESAQKRLGKVRVGDVREIMDQKVKIAGISEGIKSLTTAPYIFTSYDTAKELAPYIGRDNTTFILVKVSEDFDKDEIIQILKKRLTGVSVYTREGYSFRTKKYWTISTGMGMGFLITAFLGFIIGMIIVGQTIYTSTVEHLREFGTLKAIGATNTYIYRIIIEQAIINAVVGYVMGLIAIRFLIKGYEKTGLDMVVPDYLMGSVFFITILMCISASFISIRKATRIDPVMVFRT
- a CDS encoding nicotinate phosphoribosyltransferase, whose amino-acid sequence is MFHTADPKDIIDGRITDVYFERTLKILRAKGINPVVKAEFIAKTLPDNWPWAIFAGLEEAIYLMKHLPIKVRAMKEGTVFYPYEPVMEIEGKYQDFCVYETAILGLICQASGVATKAARFKKLAGERLVVSFGARRMHPILAPMIERNAYIGGCDGVAVIKSGEIIGEDPMGTMPHALIICIGSTVEAIKAYDEVLEPNFKRVALIDTFLDEKFEALNVAEAMGEKLFAVRLDTPSSRRGDFYRILEECRWELDLRGFRHVKLFVSGGIKEEDIPVINPVVDAYGIGTSISNAPVVDYAMDIMEVEGKPLAKRGKWSGSKRVLRCQKCSEKKTVPNNKNKYTCHCSGKFDDILIPVLDRGRAHLKMPKPTELRAFVLGQVKALALV
- a CDS encoding TetR/AcrR family transcriptional regulator — its product is MSSIKKQDKRELILKAATRVFARKGYHASRTVEIANEAGVAEGTLYNYFKSKEDLLISIFEENWKMFLKAAKEIASLSVHPDEKIDAILDLSLNMFGKDKDIAEVILVELRQSRKIFSEKHISMVLDFLEILESVIAEGIEKGIYRKDIDTKVVRAILFGTVEGVLLSWILSQEHPAYKKRKVKFTLKDAKRTIMNIYREGITLRDN